Proteins encoded in a region of the Gammaproteobacteria bacterium genome:
- a CDS encoding serine/threonine protein kinase, which produces MNQKVKTLKAGCIVDNYQIQEVIGTGGFSVVYSAADLENSNQKVVIKEYMPRRLAMREENGNVAPKSEADIALFNQGRSLFLHEARTLANIKHENIVDVSNFFSAHETVYMVMGYAEGVNLRAYIRDHKGGMSERFIRTIFSRLLEGLKHIHSMGILHLDIKPSNIHICRGGVPVLLDFGAVHQQHISRQNKPGQVVSPGYSPYEQCQPGGYMGPWSDIYAIGTTMRACIEGESPIPANQRMEHDKLKPMLSLYRKRYSESLLTAIDWAMEPDPLLRAQSVDEFLNALNDGYGENENTPDDTQDAFMEWVSDNLTKIRTALSSFNKD; this is translated from the coding sequence ATGAACCAAAAAGTTAAAACGCTCAAAGCGGGCTGTATCGTCGATAATTACCAGATTCAAGAGGTGATAGGGACGGGTGGGTTCAGCGTGGTCTACAGTGCAGCTGATCTGGAAAACAGTAACCAAAAGGTGGTGATAAAGGAGTACATGCCCAGACGGTTGGCGATGCGCGAGGAGAATGGCAACGTTGCCCCGAAAAGTGAGGCGGATATTGCCTTGTTTAACCAAGGGCGCAGCCTGTTTCTTCACGAGGCGCGCACCCTGGCCAATATCAAACATGAAAACATTGTTGATGTGAGTAATTTTTTCAGTGCCCATGAGACGGTCTATATGGTCATGGGTTACGCCGAAGGGGTGAATTTACGCGCTTATATTCGTGACCATAAAGGGGGGATGAGCGAGCGCTTTATTCGTACCATCTTCAGTCGACTACTTGAGGGGCTCAAACATATCCATTCGATGGGTATTCTTCACCTCGATATTAAGCCAAGTAATATTCATATCTGTCGAGGTGGTGTGCCGGTTCTTCTCGATTTTGGTGCGGTACACCAGCAGCATATCAGCCGTCAAAATAAACCGGGGCAGGTGGTATCACCGGGCTACTCGCCCTATGAACAGTGTCAGCCCGGGGGGTATATGGGCCCATGGTCTGACATTTATGCGATTGGCACTACCATGCGCGCCTGTATTGAAGGGGAGTCCCCTATTCCGGCTAATCAGCGCATGGAGCATGACAAACTCAAGCCGATGCTATCCCTCTATCGAAAACGCTATTCAGAGAGTTTGTTGACGGCGATAGATTGGGCAATGGAGCCAGACCCGCTGTTACGGGCACAGAGTGTTGATGAGTTTCTTAATGCGCTGAATGATGGGTATGGCGAAAATGAGAACACGCCTGATGACACACAAGATGCCTTCATGGAGTGGGTGAGCGACAACCTCACCAAAATTCGCACCGCACTCTCGAGTTTTAATAAGGACTAG
- a CDS encoding protein phosphatase 2C domain-containing protein, whose amino-acid sequence MKYQLGTVTRIGNRKENQDSYGSFSNGEALVMVVADGMGGHRGGLLASQTVIRCVASSFEKEQGLIKNPVTFLQKLVLESHAEINRVGIRQQPPIQPRTTAVICLVQAGMAWWAHVGDSRLYLFRQSELMFRTRDHSRIEELMQEGSLTAQQALTHPERHRVTRCLGGLEAIKSISVSKAVPLKMGDMVLLCTDGLWSAMGDQKIETLVNGYYVDDMASKLATEADKRSAPRADNITIILMRWLSASQNILPALKRQAAVSVENPTVLRPPVIDKRPAAAKAPAPAKEESPIADKSPTKSKDDVSDAVDALKAIFDEYKKELK is encoded by the coding sequence ATGAAATATCAGCTTGGTACCGTCACTCGTATTGGTAATCGTAAAGAGAACCAGGATAGCTATGGCAGCTTCTCTAATGGTGAGGCGCTAGTGATGGTTGTTGCCGATGGAATGGGTGGTCACCGAGGGGGGCTGTTGGCCTCTCAGACGGTTATTCGTTGTGTCGCCTCCTCATTTGAAAAAGAGCAGGGTTTAATAAAAAATCCGGTCACTTTTTTACAAAAATTGGTACTGGAATCCCATGCCGAAATTAACCGTGTCGGTATCCGTCAACAACCGCCTATCCAACCTCGTACCACTGCTGTCATTTGCTTGGTTCAGGCCGGTATGGCTTGGTGGGCGCATGTGGGTGATAGCCGCCTCTATCTTTTTCGTCAGAGCGAGCTGATGTTTCGAACCCGCGATCACTCTCGCATAGAAGAGCTGATGCAGGAGGGTTCATTGACCGCTCAACAAGCGTTGACGCATCCGGAGCGTCACCGGGTAACGCGCTGTCTGGGTGGTTTAGAGGCGATTAAATCGATCAGTGTTAGCAAAGCGGTGCCCTTAAAGATGGGAGATATGGTGTTGCTCTGCACCGATGGGCTGTGGAGCGCAATGGGTGACCAGAAAATTGAAACATTGGTTAATGGCTATTATGTCGATGATATGGCCAGCAAACTCGCCACCGAGGCGGATAAGCGATCAGCACCCCGTGCTGATAATATTACGATCATACTGATGCGCTGGTTAAGTGCTAGCCAGAACATATTACCGGCCTTGAAAAGGCAGGCGGCAGTGAGTGTAGAAAACCCCACCGTGCTCAGACCACCTGTAATAGACAAGCGTCCAGCAGCGGCTAAGGCCCCAGCCCCTGCAAAGGAGGAGAGCCCAATAGCGGATAAGAGCCCAACAAAATCGAAGGATGATGTCAGCGATGCGGTCGATGCGTTAAAGGCGATTTTTGATGAGTACAAAAAAGAGTTAAAATAG
- the radC gene encoding DNA repair protein RadC has translation MAITDWPKEERPREKLLARGADALSDAELLAIFLRTGTRGKTAVDLARELLNEFGSLNALLRADQQQFCQGAGLGEAKYGQLQAVLAMGRRYLFESLQRGDAIASPDATRQFLSARLRHYRHEVFACLFLDTRHQVIQFEELFNGTIDGAAIYPRIIVQKALQYNAAAVILSHNHPSGIKEPSLADKQITQQICNALKLVDIRVLDHFIVGDGEALSFAEKGLL, from the coding sequence ATGGCAATTACCGACTGGCCCAAAGAAGAGCGGCCCCGCGAAAAATTACTTGCTCGGGGTGCCGATGCACTCTCCGATGCAGAGCTTCTCGCTATTTTCTTGCGTACTGGCACCCGTGGAAAGACCGCGGTCGATCTTGCCCGTGAACTGCTCAATGAATTTGGCTCACTCAATGCTTTGCTTCGCGCTGATCAGCAGCAGTTTTGTCAGGGTGCCGGGCTAGGCGAGGCAAAATATGGCCAACTGCAAGCCGTATTGGCAATGGGGCGTCGTTATCTTTTTGAGTCTTTGCAGCGGGGTGATGCCATTGCCAGCCCCGATGCTACTCGGCAATTTTTGAGTGCTCGGCTACGCCACTATCGACATGAAGTTTTTGCCTGCCTGTTCTTGGACACACGTCATCAGGTCATCCAATTTGAAGAGCTTTTTAATGGCACCATTGATGGCGCGGCGATCTACCCCAGAATTATCGTGCAAAAAGCACTTCAATATAATGCCGCCGCCGTGATATTGAGCCACAACCACCCTTCGGGTATAAAAGAGCCTAGTCTGGCAGACAAACAGATTACCCAGCAGATTTGCAACGCCTTAAAGCTGGTGGATATCCGGGTATTGGATCACTTTATTGTAGGGGATGGCGAGGCGCTCTCTTTTGCCGAAAAAGGGTTGCTGTAG
- the coaBC gene encoding bifunctional phosphopantothenoylcysteine decarboxylase/phosphopantothenate--cysteine ligase CoaBC, with translation MSLLDKKHIIVAVTGSIAAYKSADLVRQLGSLGAEVRVVMTRGACEFITPMTFQALTGNPVHLDLLDSAAEASMGHIELARWADLILIAPASANTLARLAAGMADDLLTTLCLATSAPLALAPAMNRLMWENKATQHNVARLQQRGYSCLGPASGQQACGEVGAGRMLEPAELVDGLLQLFKGQSVMASIKLVVTAGPTYEDIDPVRYIGNRSSGKMGYAIAAAAARSGASVILVSGPVSLAVPPGVQCKKVRSAQDMQRCVLSHLAGVDIFIAAAAVADFRPTTFSEQKIKKGESEQVLTLTANPDILRCVADQEGAPFTVGFAAETQRVEQYARSKLADKKLDMICANRVGSAEGGFESDKNALDIYWQGGGTALPMSDKTLLAEQLLAEVMLRYQHKITL, from the coding sequence ATGAGTCTACTCGACAAAAAACATATTATCGTGGCGGTAACGGGCAGTATTGCCGCCTATAAATCGGCCGATCTGGTTCGTCAGCTGGGCAGCCTTGGGGCAGAGGTGCGGGTCGTGATGACCCGAGGGGCTTGTGAGTTTATTACTCCAATGACTTTTCAGGCGCTCACAGGCAACCCCGTGCATCTCGATCTACTCGACTCTGCCGCTGAGGCATCCATGGGGCACATTGAGTTGGCGCGTTGGGCGGACCTTATTTTGATCGCACCGGCGAGCGCCAATACACTGGCACGTTTAGCGGCTGGGATGGCGGATGATCTATTGACGACGCTCTGCCTGGCAACCTCTGCGCCACTTGCTCTTGCCCCAGCGATGAATCGTTTGATGTGGGAGAATAAGGCGACTCAACATAATGTAGCGCGGCTGCAACAGCGTGGGTATAGCTGCCTTGGTCCCGCGAGTGGACAACAGGCGTGTGGTGAGGTTGGGGCGGGGCGGATGCTGGAGCCTGCTGAGTTGGTTGATGGTTTGTTACAGCTGTTTAAGGGGCAATCTGTGATGGCGAGCATCAAACTTGTGGTGACCGCTGGCCCGACCTATGAAGATATTGACCCGGTGCGTTACATTGGCAATCGCAGCTCCGGAAAAATGGGCTACGCAATTGCTGCTGCTGCTGCTCGTTCAGGGGCCAGTGTGATATTGGTGAGTGGCCCAGTATCACTTGCTGTGCCGCCAGGCGTGCAGTGCAAAAAAGTACGCTCAGCTCAAGATATGCAGCGCTGTGTGCTCTCCCACCTTGCCGGTGTTGATATTTTTATTGCTGCCGCTGCCGTTGCTGATTTCAGACCCACAACTTTCTCAGAGCAAAAGATAAAAAAGGGTGAATCCGAGCAGGTACTGACACTAACGGCTAATCCGGATATTTTACGTTGTGTAGCCGACCAAGAAGGTGCTCCCTTTACGGTGGGTTTTGCAGCTGAAACGCAGCGTGTTGAACAGTATGCACGTAGCAAGCTGGCGGATAAAAAGCTGGATATGATTTGTGCTAATCGGGTAGGCAGCGCAGAAGGTGGCTTTGAAAGTGATAAAAATGCACTGGATATCTATTGGCAAGGGGGTGGGACGGCGCTGCCAATGAGCGATAAAACGTTGCTAGCAGAGCAGCTACTAGCCGAGGTAATGCTCCGTTATCAGCATAAAATCACACTATGA
- a CDS encoding chemotaxis protein CheW, which yields MSNQHILRAQLIYLSRSTLLLPNMAVAEVTRFDGLEPLASAPLWVHGLIQWRGLSLPLIDIDALITGDNAVLNKNPRIVVLNSISDDSEIAFVAVAAAGNPHLMKLLENVIDNALAEEHSSRYIHAQYPLGKKNVLVPNLYAIEEALARNLSDLE from the coding sequence ATGAGTAATCAGCATATATTGCGTGCACAACTCATCTATCTGAGTCGCTCAACCCTGCTGCTACCCAATATGGCAGTTGCAGAGGTGACCCGTTTCGATGGTCTCGAGCCACTCGCCTCTGCCCCCTTATGGGTGCATGGGCTCATTCAATGGCGAGGCCTCAGCCTGCCATTGATTGATATTGACGCACTTATAACGGGTGACAACGCGGTGCTCAATAAAAACCCGCGCATTGTGGTGCTCAACAGTATCAGCGACGACAGTGAAATCGCTTTCGTTGCAGTTGCAGCTGCAGGCAACCCTCACCTGATGAAACTACTCGAAAATGTTATCGATAATGCGCTTGCTGAAGAGCACAGCAGCCGCTACATTCATGCCCAATATCCACTGGGTAAAAAAAATGTTTTGGTGCCCAACCTGTATGCCATTGAAGAGGCGCTGGCTAGGAATCTGTCGGACTTAGAGTGA